In the genome of Hydrogenophaga sp. PBL-H3, the window CCCTTTGCTCTGCGGCCTTCGTTGAGCGAGGTCAAGCGCCCGGAACTCGTGGCCACCCGGCGGCTCCATTGGTTGGGTCTGTCCACCTTCGGCTTCAAGGAGTTCACGCAACATGTCCCCCCAGGAACAACAATCGATCCTCACCATTGCCTTGCTTGCGGGCTTTGCTGACGGTCACAAGGACGACACGGAGCGCGAGGCGATCCGGCGCATGGCCGAGTCGCTCACGCGGGAAGACGTGGGCGTGAGACTGGCTGGCCTGTATCAGGATGTGCTGCTCAAACGCGTGTCGCTGGCCGATGCCGCCGCCAGCCTGCAAGACGCCGGGCAGCGCCAGCTGGCCTACGAGATGGCCGTGTGCGTCTGCGATGCCGATGGCCGGCAGAGCGACGCCGAGCGGGCGTTTCTGGCGGACCTGAAGACACGCCTGAAGCTGGACCCGTCTCAGGCCGCTGCGTTCGAGCGCGAGGCAGATGCCCTCGTGGATGCGGCGGAGCAGGCCGCTCCGGTCGCGGTGCCCGCAGCAGCTGCCGCTGCGGTGGTTTCAGCTTCCGTGGCGCCCGGGGTCGACCTGGACAAATCCATCCTGAATTACGCGCTGATCAACGGTGCGCTGGAGTTGTTGCCGCAGTCCTGGGCCTCGATGGCCATCATTCCCCTGCAGGTGAAGATGGTCTATGCCATCGGCAAGGCACACGGCGTGGAGCTGGACCAGGGCCACATCCGCGAGTTCATCGCGGCGGTGGGCGTGGGCCTGACCTCGCAGTACCTGGAGCAGTTCGGGCGCAAGTTGCTGGGCGGTTTGCTGGGCAAGGTCGCGGGCCGTGCCATCGGTGGCCTGGGTGGTGCCGCCACGGGCGTGGCGTTTTCGTTTGCCACCACCTACGCGCTCGGGCAGGTGGCCAAACGCTATTACGCAGGCGGGCGGGTCATGAGCACCGCTCTGCTGCAGGAAACCTTTCAGAGCCTGCTGGGCCCAGCCAAGCAGATGCAGGCACAGTACCTGCCGCAGATCCAGCAGAAGGCCGCCACGCTGGACGCCGGGCAGATCATGAAACTGGTGAAGGGGTAACCCCGCGCACCCTGCGGCCCTGCAAAGCCGGTTCCGCGGGAGCTCTGGTCAGCAGGCGACGCCTGTGCTCACCGGTGCGGCCATCGCTTCGGCTGCGAAGTCCAGCGAGCGCAGGCGCAAGGCGGGATCGAAGACATCGCAGACGATCATGAATTCGTCTGCTTCTGTGGCTTGGGCCAGTGCGCTCAGACCTTCTTGCACCGTCTCGGGCCCACCAATCACGGCCGCAGCGAGGAAGTCGGCAATGCCGGCACGTTCCTGCGGGTGCAGGCGCTGCATGAAGCCCTGTACTGGCGGCGGCAGCTGGCCGCGCTGGCCAGTGAGGATGCCCAGCACACGCTGGTACGTGCTGCTGGCGAGGAACTCGGCTTCGTCGTCGGTGGGTGCGGCGATCAGCGGCACGCCGATGATGACGTAGGGCTTGGCCAGTTGGGCGGAGGGCTTGAAGTGGCTGCGGTACACATCCAGCGCCTGCAGCAGCAGGCGCGGTGCGAAGTGCGACGCAAACGCGAAAGGCAGACCACGCTCGGCCGCCAGGCGGGCCGAGAACAGGCTGGAGCCGAGCAGCCAGATCGGCACGTTGGTGCCGGCACCGGGGTTGGCGATGACGCGCTGGCCGGGCTGCGTGGGGCCCAGCAAGTGCTGCAGTTCGGCCACATCGCGCGGAAAGTCGTCTTCGCTCTCGGTCCGGTTGCGGCGCAGCGCGCGCATGGTCATGGGGTCGGTGCCGGGCGCGCGGCCCAGGCCCAGGTCGATGCGGCCGGGGTAGAGCTCGGCCAGCGTGCCGAAGGCCTCGGCCACCACCAGCGGCGCGTGGTTGGGCAGCATGACGCCGCCTGAACCCACGCGCATGTGTTTTGTGCCGCCCGCGATGTGGCCCACCAGCACGGCCGTGGCCGAGCAGGCGATGCCGCTCATGTTGTGGTGCTCGGCAAGCCAGTAGCGGGTGAAGCCCAGCGACTCGGCGTGTTGCGCCGTGCGCAGGGCAACGGCGAGCGCGTCGGCCACGCTGCCGCCTTCGCGCACGGCGACAAGGTCCAGCATGGACAGGCGGATGTCTTTGAGCTGTTTCATGCCGGGAGGAAACCTTCGATGGACAGATAGCGTTCGCCGGTGTCGTAGTTGAAGCCGAGCACCACGGCGTTGGCCGGCAGATCGGGCAGCTTCTGGGCGATGGCGGTCAGCGTGGCGCCCGAGGAGATGCCCACCAGCATGCCTTCTTCGCGCGCGCAGCGACGCGCCATCTCGCGCGCTGGCTCTGCCTCGACCTGGATCACGCCATCGAGCACGCTGGTGTCCAGGTTGTTGGGGATGAAGCCCGCGCCGATGCCCTGGATGGGGTGAGGTGAGGGTGCGCCGCCCGAGATGACCGGCGAGGCCGCGGGCTCGACCGCGTACACCTTGAGCCGCGGCCAGCGCGCCTTGAGCGCCCGGGCCACGCCGGTGATGTGGCCACCGGTGCCCACGCCGGTGATGATCGCGTCGATGCCCTCGGGGAAATCGGCGGCGATCTCTTCGGCCGTGGTCTGCACGTGAACCGCCACGTTGGCCGGGTTGTTGAACTGTTGGGGCATCCAGGCGCCAGGCGTTGCTGCCACGATCTCTTCGGCGCGCGCGATCGAGCCTTTCATGCCTTTCTCGCGCGGCGTGAGGTCAAACGTGGCGCCGTAGGCCAGCATCAGCCGGCGGCGTTCGACCGACATGCTGTCGGGCATGACCAGGATGATCTTGTAGCCCTTCACCGCGGCCACCATGGCCAGGCCGATGCCGGTGTTGCCCGAGGTCGGCTCGACGATGGTGCCGCCGGGCTGGAGCGCGCCGCTTTGTTCTGCGGCCTCCACCATGGCCAGCGCAATGCGGTCCTTGATGGAGCCGCCCGGGTTGCTGCGCTCGGATTTGATCCACACCTGCTGCGTCGCCGCGCCAAACAGTCGCTGGATACGCACATGGGGTGTGTTGCCGATGGTCTGGAGGATGGTGTTGGCTTTCATGGTGTGTCCTTGGTGGGTGAGTGCTCCAGTGAAGCCGAGTTCATGCAGTAACGCAAGCCAGTGGGTGTGGGGCCATCGTCAAACACGTGGCCGAGGTGGGCGCCGCACTGGCTGCACACGGTCTCCACCCGCACCATGCCGTGGGTGCGGTCGGTGATTTCGGTGATGGCGCCGGGCACGGCTTGCGAGAAGCTGGGCCAGCCGCAACCGGCGTCGAACTTGGTCTTCGCGTCGAACAGGGTGTTGCCACAGCAGATGCAGTGGTAGCTGCCATCGGCCCACACCTGCTCGTATTTCCCGGTGTAGGGCCGTTCGGTGTGCGCGTGGCGGGTCACGTCGAAGGCGCGGGGCTCGGCGCCCTTGGCAGCCAGCAGGTCGCGCCACTCGGCTTCGGTTTTCTGGACGGGGAAGTTCATGCGTTCTCCTTGGTGTTCATGACGAACAGCTGATTTCGATCTGGCTGGCCCAGGCGGGCGGGAAGTCGGCGAGGTCTTCGTGACCGGCAACTTCTTCAAATGGGCGTTCCAGCGCGTTTTGCAACCGCGCCACTTCGCTGAAGTCGCCTTGTTTCGCGCGCTGGATGGCGACTTCACCGAGGTGATTGCGCAGCACCACCTGCGGGTTGGTGCGCAGCATCTGCGCCCGGGTGGTGTCGGCATCGAAGCCCGGCTGTGACTGCAGGCGCGCTTGCCAGCGCGCGGCCCAGGCGTCGAAGGCGACGCGTTGCAGGAACAGGTCGCGCACGGGCTCCAGTGTGCCCGCCACCGCGTGGCTGAGCCGGCGCCAGAAGATCGTGAAGTCCACCGCGTCGGCGGCCATGAGTTTCATGAGTGCTTCGGTCAACTCGGCGTCGCCGTCTTCCACGCGGGCTAGGCCGAGCTTGGCGTTCATGCGCCGCTGCAGCGCGGCCGGCATGTGGGCCTTGTAGGGCTCCAGCGCGTCCAGCGCCTGTTGCTGGTCGTCCATCAGGGGCAGCAGCGCCTGGCCCAGGCAGAACAGGTTCCAGTAAGCCACGTTGGGCTGGCGGTTGTAGGCGTAGCGTCCACCGGTGTCGCTGTGGTTGCAGATGTGGCCGGGGTTGAAAGCGTCAAGGAACTGGAACGGACCGTAGTCGATCGTCAGGCCCAGGATGCTCATGTTGTCCGTGTTCATCACGCCGTGGCAAAAACCCACGGCCTGCCACTGCGCCACCATGTCGGCGGTGCGCTCGCTCACAGCCTGCAGCAGCGCGGCGTAGGGGTTGCCGGCAGTCTCGCGGCAGGCGGGATAGAAATGGTCGATGACGAAATCGGCCAGGGTGCGCAGCTGGGCGTGCTGGCCGCTGTGCGAGAAGTGCTCGAAGTGGCCGAAGCGGATGAAGGAGGGCGCCACGCGCGTGACCACCGCTGCGGTCTCGATCTCTTCGCGGCGCACCCGCCCGGGCGACCCTGTGACGCACAACGCCCGGCTGGTGGGGATGCCCAGCGCGTGCATGGCTTCGCTGCAAAGGAATTCGCGGATCGAGCTGCGCAGCACGGCGCGGCCGTCGCCCATGCGCGAATACGGCGTGAGGCCCGCGCCTTTGAGCTGGATCTCCAGCAGGCCCGTTGGCCCGGGCAGTTCGCCCAGCAGGATCGCGCGACCATCGCCGAGCTGGCCGGCCCAGTGGCCGAACTGGTGCCCGCTGTACACGCTGGCCAGCGGCCGCATGCCAGGCAGCACGGCGTTGCCGATGAAGGTCTGCAAAGCCTCGTCGCTCAGCATCCAGCGCTCTTCCAGGCCAAGCTCGCGCGCCACAGCGTGGCTCTGGCCAACCCAGTGCGGATCGGGCAGGGGAGAGGGCTGCAGTACGGTGTGGAAATCGGGGCCGAGGTCGGCAAAGCGGTGGGACCAGGCAAGGGGAAAACTCATGTCGGTCATTGTCACCGAGACGACTTGCACCCACGGCTGGTCAGGCTATCCGGGCAGACCCGGTTGGGCTATCGGCGTGGTCTGCGGCATGATCCGACGGTTGTTCGATTCCGCCAAAACCACACAGGAGATTCCCATGCTGGGCCAGATGCAGAGCCAACCCCTTTTGATTTCAACGCTGATCGTGCACGCCGAGCGGCACCACGCCAGCGGTGAGATCGTGTCCCGCCGTGTCGAGGGTGACATCCACCGCAGCAACTGGGGCCAGATCGCCGTGCGCTCGCGAAAGGTGGCCAACGCGCTCAATGGCCTGAACCTGGCTTTCAGCGACCGCGTGGCCACGCTGGCCTGGAACGGCTACCGCCACCTGGAGCTGTATTTCGGCGTCAGCGGCACGGGGCATGTGTTGCACACGCTCAACCCACGCCTGCACCCCGACCAGCTCACCTGGATCGTGAACCACGCCGAAGACAAGGTGGTCTGTTTCGACATGACCTTCCTGCCGCTGGTCAAGGCAGTGGCGGCCAAATGCCCCACCGTGAAGCACTGGATCGCGCTGTGCGATGCCGACAAGCTGCCTGCCGACAGCGGCCTGCCTGGCCTGCAGAGCTACGAGGCCTGGATCGGCGGCCAGCCCGACACCTACCACTGGCCCACGTTCGACGAGAACTCGGCGTCCAGCATGTGCTACACGAGTGGCACCACCGGCAACCCCAAAGCCGCGCTGTACTCGCACCGCTCGACCATCCTGCACGCCTTCACCGCGGCGCTGCCGGATGCCCTGAGCCTGAGTGCGCGCGACAGCGTGCTCCCAGTCGTTCCCATGTTCCACGTCAATGCCTGGGGCCTGCCGTACTCGGCGGCGGCCACTGGCTGCAAGCTGGTGTTCCCCGGCCCGGCCATGGATGGCAAATCCATCTACGAGTTGCTGGAATCCGAGAAGGTGAGCATGGCCGCGGGCGTGCCCACGGTGTGGCAGATGCTGCTGGGCCACCTGCAGGCCAACAACTTGAAGTTCAGCACGCTCAAGAGCACCGTGATCGGTGGCTCGGCCTGCCCGCCGGCCATGATGAAAGCCTTCAACGACCAGTACGGCGTGGCCGTGATCCACGCCTGGGGCATGACCGAAATGTCGCCACTGGGCACGGTGTGCTCGCTGAAAAACGCGCAGCTGGCGCTGCCTGCGGAGGAGCAGCACAAGGTGCTGCTCAAGCAGGGGCGCGCCGTGTACGGCGTGGACATGAAGATCGTCGATGACGCCGGTGACGAATTGCCCTGGGATGGCAAGCGCTACGGCGACCTGCTGGTGCGCGGCCCCTGGATCATTGCGAGCTACTTCAAGGGTGAGGGCGGCGACCCGCTGCGCTACGACGCACAGGGCCAGGGCTGGTTCCCCACCGGCGACGTGGCCACCATCGACCCCGACGGCTTCATGCAGATCACCGACCGCAGCAAGGACGTGATCAAGTCCGGCGGCGAGTGGATCAGCTCGATCGACGTGGAGAACATCGCCATGGCGCACCCGGCCGTGGCCATGGCCGCCTGCGTGGGCATGCACCACCCCAAGTGGGACGAACGGCCCATCGTGGTGGTGGTCAAGAAGCCCGGCGCCGAGGTGACGCGCGAGGAACTGCTGGCCTTCTTCGAGGGCAAGACCGCCAAGTGGCAGATCCCGGACGACGTGGTGTTTGTCGACGCGATTCCGCTGGGCGCCACCGGCAAGATGCAGAAGATGACGCTGCGCCAGCAGCTCAAGGACTACGTGTTGCCCGGCATTTGAGGTCCGCCGATGCATTGTTTCTTCGAATGAAGTCGCCAGCGCGATACCCCCTAGGGGGTATCCCTGAGTGCTGCACCGCAACAGGCTTGTAAGCTGCGTGCGCGACTTCCCCAAAACCAACGGAGACAAACAATGCATTTCGCCATCAAGAGCCTCACCGCCGCCTCGTTGCTGGCTTGCGCACTCGCCGCGCAAGCCCAGAAGGGCGAAACCGTCAAGATCGCCCTGATCGACCCTCAGACCGGCCTGATGGGCCCGGTCGGCAACAACCAGGTCAAGAGCTGGCAGTTCTTCGCCGAGAAGTTTTCCCAGAGCAATCCGGCCGGAGTGAAATTCGAACTGATCGCGTTCGACAACAAGCTCAGCCCCGCCGAGAGCCTGAACAACCTCAAGGCCGCGTTGGACCAGGGCGTGCGCTACATCGCCCAGGGCAACGGCTCCTCGGTGGCTGGCGCGCTGATCGATGCGATCAGCAAGCACAACGAGCGCAACCCCGGCAAGGAAGTGATTTTCCTGAACTACGCAGCGGTCGACCCCGACTTCACCAACAGCAAGTGCAACTACTGGCACTTCCGTTTCGACGCAGACACGTCCATGAAGATGGAGGCCATGACGACCTTCATGAAGGACATTCCCGACGTCAAGAAGGTCTACCTGCTCAACCAGAATTACTCGCATGGTCAGCAGGTGGCCAAGTTCGCCAAGGAAAACCTGGCACGCAAGCGCCCTGACGTGCAGATCGTGGGTGAAGATCTGCATCCGCTGGCCCAAGTGCGTGATTTCGCTCCCTACATTGCCAAGATCAAGGCCTCCGGCGCCGATACGGTGATCACGGGTAACTGGGCATCGGACATGACCTTGCTGGTCAAGGCGGCAGGCGAGGGCGGATACACCGGCAAGTTCTTCACCTACTACACCGGCTTGACGGGCACCCCCACCGCGCTGGGCACGGGTGGCGAGGGCCGTGTGTACCAGGTCGCGTACCAGCACTACAACATGGGCGGCCAGATGGGCAAATGGGCCGACGAGTTCAAGGCCAAGTACAAGGACGACATGTACACCGGTGCGATTCCGCTGGCTTACACCGCCGTGTCCGAAGCCATGGCCAAGGCCAAGTCGACCGATCCGGTGAAGGTCGCGGCCGCCCTGGAAGGCCTGAAGTTCAAGGGCTTCAACGGCGAAGTGGAAATGCGCAAGCTGGACCACCAGCTGCAGCAGCCGCTGTTCGTCACGGTCTGGCAGAAAGCCGACAAGAAGTACCCCTACAGCCCGGAGAACACCGGCATGACCTTGGCGCCGGTGAAGGAATACCCGTCCTACATCTCCAGCACGCCCACCAGCTGCCAGATGAAGCGTCCGGGCTGATCGACAGGACTGCTGTGCACGAACCCGGTTTCGTGCAAGGTGGTCGTCTTGGGTAGAACCAGCGCCGTTTCAGGCGCTGGTTCGTTTTCACCGTGCTCCGACGGCTGCCACACCAGCCAAGAAAGGCGAACTCATGGAGTTCTTCATCATCTCCATGCTCAACGGCATCAGCTACGGTCTGCTGCTGTTCATGTTGAGCTCGGGGCTGACCCTCATCTTCAGCATGATGGGCGTCCTCAATTTTGCGCATGCCAGCTTCTACATGGTGGGGGCCTACATCGGCTACACGCTGTCCCACTGGATCGGCTTCTGGCCCGCGCTGATCGTGGCGCCCGTGCTGGTGGGTGCCATGGGCGCGCTGTTCGAGCGGCTCACGCTGCGCAAGGTGCACAAGTTCGGCCACGTGCCCGAACTGCTGGTGACCTTCGGTTTCTCGTACATCCTGCTTGAAGTGGTGCAACTGATCTGGGGCCGCACGGCGCTGGACTTTGGGCCGCCCGAGGTGCTGCGCGGCCCGGCCTTCACGCTGGTGCACCTGGCCGATGATTCCCTGCAACTGGTCTGGGGCGCGGTGACCAGCGATGTGTGCTCCGCCGCCGGCGTGATCTGCTCGCCGTTCCCCGCCACGCGCGGCTTCATGATGCTGGTGGCCCTGCTCATGCTGCTCTCGCTGTGGCTGCTGCTCACCCGCACCCGCATCGGCCTGGTGATCCAGGCCGCGCTCACCCACCCCGAGACGGTGGAGAGCCTGGGGCACAACGTGCCGCGCGTGTTCATGCTGGTGTTTGGCGCCGGCACCGGCCTGGCCGGCCTGGCCGGGGTCATTGGCGGCAGCACCTTCGTCACCGAGCCGGCCATGGCCGCCACGGTGGGTTCGGTGATCTTCGTGGTGGTGGTGGTCGGCGGCATGGGCTCGCTCTCGGGCGCTTTCCTCGCCTCGCTGCTCATCGGCGTGATCCAGACCTTCGCGGTCGCGTTCGACTATTCCTTCATCAGCCTGGCGCAACAGCTTGGCCTCGAACTCTCGGACGCCACCAAGAACAACTCGGTGGTCAAGCTCACGCTGTCGCAAGTGGCGCCGATCCTGCCCTACCTGTTCCTGGTGTTGATCCTGATCTTCCGCCCCAAAGGCCTTCTCGGCACGCGAGAGGGCTGACCCGATGACCACCATGCAACACACCACCACCGGTTTCAACAAAGGCCGCTGGACCGTCTGGTCCCTCTTTGCCGCGGTCTTGCTGGTCGCGCCTTTTGTGTTCAGCAGCAACCTGGCGGTGACCATGCTCTCGCAGATGGGCATCGCCATCATTGCCTGTCTGTCCTACAACATCCTGCTGGGGCAGGGCGGCATGTTGAGCTTCGGCCACGCGGTGTACACCGGGCTGGGCTCGTATGTCGCCATGCACACGCTCAATGCCGCCGCTGGTGGGCAGCTGCCCATTCCCGTGACGCTGCTGCCGCTGGTGGGCGGCGTGGCGGGTCTGTTCTTCGCCGTGCTGTTCGGCTATGTCACCACCAAGAAGGCCGGCACCACCTTCGCCATGATCACGCTGGGCATGGCCGAGCTGGTGTTTGCGATGTCGCTGATGTTTTCCGAGTTCTTCGGTGGCGAGGCGGGTGTCTCGGGCAACCGGGTGTTTGGCGAGGCCTTCCTGGGACTGACCTATGGCCCGCCACGGCAGGTGTACTACCTGATCGCGGTCTACACCTTCATCTGCGTCGGGCTCATGTTTGCATTCACCCGCACGCCGCTGGGTCGCATCTTGAATGCCGTGCGCGACAACCCCGAACGCGTGGAGTTCATTGGCTACAACACGCAGAAAGTGCGTTACCTGTCGTTCATGATCGCCGGCTTCTTCGCTGGCATTGCGGGCGGTCTGGGCGCGCTCAATTTCGAGATCGTCACGGCCGAGGTGGTCGGTGCCGGGCGCTCGGGCGCGTATCTGCTGTTCACCTTCCTGGGGGGCGCCACCATCTTCTTCGGCCCGATCATTGGCGGCATTCTCATGGTGCTGGCCTCGGTGCTGCTGTCCGAACTCACCAAGGCCTGGCTGCTGTACCTGGGCCTGATCTTCCTGTTCATGGTGATGTACGCGCCCGGTGGCGTGGCCAGCCTGATCATGATGAATGTGCGCGTGGCCGCCTACGGCCTGCTGAAGCGCGTGCTGGGTAGCTACGCGCTGCTGGCCGTGCTTGGCCTGGTCATG includes:
- a CDS encoding branched-chain amino acid ABC transporter substrate-binding protein; this encodes MHFAIKSLTAASLLACALAAQAQKGETVKIALIDPQTGLMGPVGNNQVKSWQFFAEKFSQSNPAGVKFELIAFDNKLSPAESLNNLKAALDQGVRYIAQGNGSSVAGALIDAISKHNERNPGKEVIFLNYAAVDPDFTNSKCNYWHFRFDADTSMKMEAMTTFMKDIPDVKKVYLLNQNYSHGQQVAKFAKENLARKRPDVQIVGEDLHPLAQVRDFAPYIAKIKASGADTVITGNWASDMTLLVKAAGEGGYTGKFFTYYTGLTGTPTALGTGGEGRVYQVAYQHYNMGGQMGKWADEFKAKYKDDMYTGAIPLAYTAVSEAMAKAKSTDPVKVAAALEGLKFKGFNGEVEMRKLDHQLQQPLFVTVWQKADKKYPYSPENTGMTLAPVKEYPSYISSTPTSCQMKRPG
- a CDS encoding branched-chain amino acid ABC transporter permease, which gives rise to MTTMQHTTTGFNKGRWTVWSLFAAVLLVAPFVFSSNLAVTMLSQMGIAIIACLSYNILLGQGGMLSFGHAVYTGLGSYVAMHTLNAAAGGQLPIPVTLLPLVGGVAGLFFAVLFGYVTTKKAGTTFAMITLGMAELVFAMSLMFSEFFGGEAGVSGNRVFGEAFLGLTYGPPRQVYYLIAVYTFICVGLMFAFTRTPLGRILNAVRDNPERVEFIGYNTQKVRYLSFMIAGFFAGIAGGLGALNFEIVTAEVVGAGRSGAYLLFTFLGGATIFFGPIIGGILMVLASVLLSELTKAWLLYLGLIFLFMVMYAPGGVASLIMMNVRVAAYGLLKRVLGSYALLAVLGLVMLAGAGAMIEMMYHLQLNAGQDTALRFLGLDLDARSATSWVGALVVLLVGLGLFELVRRRFMLQWHDIQVTIEKHTQQREAA
- the msrB gene encoding peptide-methionine (R)-S-oxide reductase MsrB codes for the protein MNFPVQKTEAEWRDLLAAKGAEPRAFDVTRHAHTERPYTGKYEQVWADGSYHCICCGNTLFDAKTKFDAGCGWPSFSQAVPGAITEITDRTHGMVRVETVCSQCGAHLGHVFDDGPTPTGLRYCMNSASLEHSPTKDTP
- the cysK gene encoding cysteine synthase A, yielding MKANTILQTIGNTPHVRIQRLFGAATQQVWIKSERSNPGGSIKDRIALAMVEAAEQSGALQPGGTIVEPTSGNTGIGLAMVAAVKGYKIILVMPDSMSVERRRLMLAYGATFDLTPREKGMKGSIARAEEIVAATPGAWMPQQFNNPANVAVHVQTTAEEIAADFPEGIDAIITGVGTGGHITGVARALKARWPRLKVYAVEPAASPVISGGAPSPHPIQGIGAGFIPNNLDTSVLDGVIQVEAEPAREMARRCAREEGMLVGISSGATLTAIAQKLPDLPANAVVLGFNYDTGERYLSIEGFLPA
- a CDS encoding LLM class flavin-dependent oxidoreductase, translated to MKQLKDIRLSMLDLVAVREGGSVADALAVALRTAQHAESLGFTRYWLAEHHNMSGIACSATAVLVGHIAGGTKHMRVGSGGVMLPNHAPLVVAEAFGTLAELYPGRIDLGLGRAPGTDPMTMRALRRNRTESEDDFPRDVAELQHLLGPTQPGQRVIANPGAGTNVPIWLLGSSLFSARLAAERGLPFAFASHFAPRLLLQALDVYRSHFKPSAQLAKPYVIIGVPLIAAPTDDEAEFLASSTYQRVLGILTGQRGQLPPPVQGFMQRLHPQERAGIADFLAAAVIGGPETVQEGLSALAQATEADEFMIVCDVFDPALRLRSLDFAAEAMAAPVSTGVAC
- a CDS encoding YcjF family protein — protein: MSPQEQQSILTIALLAGFADGHKDDTEREAIRRMAESLTREDVGVRLAGLYQDVLLKRVSLADAAASLQDAGQRQLAYEMAVCVCDADGRQSDAERAFLADLKTRLKLDPSQAAAFEREADALVDAAEQAAPVAVPAAAAAAVVSASVAPGVDLDKSILNYALINGALELLPQSWASMAIIPLQVKMVYAIGKAHGVELDQGHIREFIAAVGVGLTSQYLEQFGRKLLGGLLGKVAGRAIGGLGGAATGVAFSFATTYALGQVAKRYYAGGRVMSTALLQETFQSLLGPAKQMQAQYLPQIQQKAATLDAGQIMKLVKG
- a CDS encoding protein adenylyltransferase SelO is translated as MSFPLAWSHRFADLGPDFHTVLQPSPLPDPHWVGQSHAVARELGLEERWMLSDEALQTFIGNAVLPGMRPLASVYSGHQFGHWAGQLGDGRAILLGELPGPTGLLEIQLKGAGLTPYSRMGDGRAVLRSSIREFLCSEAMHALGIPTSRALCVTGSPGRVRREEIETAAVVTRVAPSFIRFGHFEHFSHSGQHAQLRTLADFVIDHFYPACRETAGNPYAALLQAVSERTADMVAQWQAVGFCHGVMNTDNMSILGLTIDYGPFQFLDAFNPGHICNHSDTGGRYAYNRQPNVAYWNLFCLGQALLPLMDDQQQALDALEPYKAHMPAALQRRMNAKLGLARVEDGDAELTEALMKLMAADAVDFTIFWRRLSHAVAGTLEPVRDLFLQRVAFDAWAARWQARLQSQPGFDADTTRAQMLRTNPQVVLRNHLGEVAIQRAKQGDFSEVARLQNALERPFEEVAGHEDLADFPPAWASQIEISCSS
- a CDS encoding 3-(methylthio)propionyl-CoA ligase, coding for MLGQMQSQPLLISTLIVHAERHHASGEIVSRRVEGDIHRSNWGQIAVRSRKVANALNGLNLAFSDRVATLAWNGYRHLELYFGVSGTGHVLHTLNPRLHPDQLTWIVNHAEDKVVCFDMTFLPLVKAVAAKCPTVKHWIALCDADKLPADSGLPGLQSYEAWIGGQPDTYHWPTFDENSASSMCYTSGTTGNPKAALYSHRSTILHAFTAALPDALSLSARDSVLPVVPMFHVNAWGLPYSAAATGCKLVFPGPAMDGKSIYELLESEKVSMAAGVPTVWQMLLGHLQANNLKFSTLKSTVIGGSACPPAMMKAFNDQYGVAVIHAWGMTEMSPLGTVCSLKNAQLALPAEEQHKVLLKQGRAVYGVDMKIVDDAGDELPWDGKRYGDLLVRGPWIIASYFKGEGGDPLRYDAQGQGWFPTGDVATIDPDGFMQITDRSKDVIKSGGEWISSIDVENIAMAHPAVAMAACVGMHHPKWDERPIVVVVKKPGAEVTREELLAFFEGKTAKWQIPDDVVFVDAIPLGATGKMQKMTLRQQLKDYVLPGI
- a CDS encoding branched-chain amino acid ABC transporter permease, which produces MEFFIISMLNGISYGLLLFMLSSGLTLIFSMMGVLNFAHASFYMVGAYIGYTLSHWIGFWPALIVAPVLVGAMGALFERLTLRKVHKFGHVPELLVTFGFSYILLEVVQLIWGRTALDFGPPEVLRGPAFTLVHLADDSLQLVWGAVTSDVCSAAGVICSPFPATRGFMMLVALLMLLSLWLLLTRTRIGLVIQAALTHPETVESLGHNVPRVFMLVFGAGTGLAGLAGVIGGSTFVTEPAMAATVGSVIFVVVVVGGMGSLSGAFLASLLIGVIQTFAVAFDYSFISLAQQLGLELSDATKNNSVVKLTLSQVAPILPYLFLVLILIFRPKGLLGTREG